In Candidatus Ancaeobacter aquaticus, a genomic segment contains:
- the ychF gene encoding redox-regulated ATPase YchF has product MALQCGIVGLPNVGKSTLFNALTNAHADVSNYPFCTIDPNVGVVHVPDTRLSQIFELIKTDKIIPTTLGFIDIAGLVKDAHKGEGLGNQFLSHIREVDALLHIVRCFKDDNIAHSSGSIDPVRDIDIVSTELILADLQTIEKVIARIARLAKTGDKHALEEHKCADKILHHLEENKPAYTLPTSKEEDKTVKQFNLLTSKRVLYVANVSEEQLASDDDIVTSLKTYLATQNAMPVKMCTKIEAELLELSPEEQCQYREELGLSSSGLDIIIKESYDLLHLISFFTHNEKELRSWTILNGTKAPQAAGKIHTDFERGFIRAEVTRFEDFISCGGEQNAKAKGLGRIEGKEYCVTDGDIILFRFNR; this is encoded by the coding sequence ATGGCTTTGCAATGCGGTATTGTTGGATTACCAAACGTCGGAAAATCTACGCTTTTTAATGCACTCACAAATGCACATGCGGACGTGTCGAATTACCCGTTTTGCACAATTGATCCTAATGTGGGTGTTGTCCACGTTCCCGATACAAGACTTTCACAAATCTTTGAACTCATTAAAACAGATAAAATAATTCCCACAACATTAGGGTTTATTGATATTGCCGGCCTCGTAAAAGATGCTCATAAAGGTGAAGGCCTGGGAAATCAGTTTTTGTCACATATCCGTGAAGTCGATGCACTTCTTCATATTGTCCGTTGTTTTAAGGATGATAATATTGCACATTCTTCCGGATCAATTGATCCAGTGCGTGACATAGATATCGTCTCAACTGAACTCATCTTAGCTGATTTACAAACTATAGAAAAAGTTATTGCGCGTATTGCGCGACTCGCTAAGACCGGAGACAAACATGCACTAGAAGAGCACAAATGTGCAGATAAAATATTACATCACTTAGAAGAAAATAAGCCCGCGTACACGCTTCCTACATCAAAAGAAGAGGACAAAACAGTAAAACAGTTTAATCTATTAACGTCTAAGCGTGTTTTGTATGTTGCAAATGTCAGTGAAGAACAACTTGCTTCTGATGATGATATTGTAACATCATTAAAAACGTATTTAGCAACACAAAACGCCATGCCCGTTAAGATGTGTACAAAAATAGAGGCTGAATTACTTGAACTATCACCTGAAGAACAGTGTCAGTATCGTGAAGAACTTGGTTTATCTTCTTCGGGGCTTGATATCATAATAAAAGAAAGCTACGATTTACTTCATCTGATAAGCTTCTTTACCCACAATGAAAAAGAGCTTCGTTCGTGGACAATACTGAATGGGACGAAAGCGCCACAAGCTGCAGGAAAAATCCACACTGATTTTGAACGAGGGTTTATTCGTGCGGAAGTAACACGCTTTGAGGATTTTATCTCATGCGGAGGTGAACAGAATGCAAAAGCTAAAGGTCTTGGCCGCATCGAAGGAAAAGAATATTGTGTTACCGATGGCGATATAATCTTGTTCAGGTTTAACAGATAG